A genome region from Chryseobacterium indicum includes the following:
- a CDS encoding carboxypeptidase-like regulatory domain-containing protein, which translates to MRKFYLLFLLLSLIFSCKDESFMEIDNNTSNPQSNYNFGNDVQKNFQGVVLDINGAPVSGAAVTIGTATVTTNLKGFFTFKNASVKENFAHVKVTKAGFVNASRVLVPTNGMNRINIMMIPAATTSTISSGSTSTVSLPNGTKVKFDGSFKDANGNAYTGSVQVALFNLASSNPYLNELMPGSLLATNSGGNARVMETFGMVHVQLTGSSGQNLQIANGHTAEIIVPIDASQTSSSPATIPLWSYNEQTGMWNEEGSATKVGNTYVGTVSHFSWWNYDAQFQQATMKVTVKNTAGQVLPNIKVTLKRASQTYETYGITDNMGMVSGIVPANEVLNLKVYDICNNVIYTSNVGPFPPGVITTIADITINPSASTSYTIQGNLKTCANTDVTDGYVILRNAAGTNYFNYLSVPVNANGSFTMSTYSCTSNPQFIYEGFDVANLQTTGEVTFTATTNTVNLGNITVCNSISEFVSYKIDNQAVTYVLGSFNAQWSGLTSPTPNLPSKQLRINSVNPAGPYFSMTQNNMMGVAASFTTDYMFELSGAVITPSNGNLIVNISTFGVVGDYIDFTVNGTYTNTTGSHTFTATGHVKRDM; encoded by the coding sequence ATGAGAAAATTTTACCTCCTTTTTTTGTTGTTATCATTAATTTTTTCCTGTAAAGATGAATCTTTCATGGAAATTGATAACAACACGTCGAATCCCCAATCCAATTATAATTTTGGAAATGATGTACAAAAAAACTTTCAGGGTGTGGTTTTAGACATCAATGGTGCACCTGTTTCCGGTGCTGCGGTTACCATAGGTACAGCTACAGTCACCACGAACCTCAAAGGTTTCTTTACATTTAAAAATGCCTCTGTAAAAGAAAATTTTGCCCATGTAAAAGTTACAAAAGCAGGATTTGTAAATGCTTCGCGTGTTCTGGTTCCTACCAATGGAATGAACAGAATAAACATCATGATGATTCCTGCAGCTACAACTTCCACAATTTCTTCGGGTTCAACTTCTACGGTTTCTCTTCCGAACGGAACAAAAGTAAAGTTCGACGGAAGCTTTAAAGATGCGAACGGAAATGCCTATACAGGAAGTGTACAGGTTGCTTTGTTTAATCTGGCATCCTCAAATCCCTATCTTAATGAATTGATGCCGGGATCACTGCTTGCGACAAATTCAGGCGGGAATGCGAGAGTCATGGAGACTTTCGGGATGGTACATGTTCAGCTGACAGGAAGTTCCGGGCAGAATCTTCAGATTGCTAATGGACATACCGCAGAAATTATAGTACCTATTGACGCTTCACAGACTTCCTCTTCTCCGGCAACGATTCCGCTTTGGTCTTACAATGAACAAACAGGAATGTGGAATGAGGAAGGTTCTGCCACAAAAGTCGGAAATACTTATGTGGGAACAGTAAGCCATTTTTCCTGGTGGAATTATGATGCTCAGTTTCAGCAGGCAACCATGAAAGTAACAGTGAAAAATACTGCAGGACAGGTTCTTCCGAATATTAAAGTAACTTTAAAGAGAGCCTCTCAAACGTATGAGACTTATGGTATAACGGACAATATGGGAATGGTTTCGGGAATTGTTCCTGCAAATGAAGTCCTTAATTTAAAAGTTTATGATATTTGTAATAACGTCATTTATACTTCTAATGTAGGACCATTTCCGCCAGGAGTTATAACAACGATAGCAGATATTACAATTAATCCTTCTGCTTCAACAAGCTATACCATCCAGGGAAATCTGAAAACCTGTGCCAATACAGATGTTACAGACGGTTATGTGATATTGCGAAATGCTGCAGGAACAAATTATTTCAATTATCTTTCGGTTCCTGTAAATGCCAATGGAAGTTTTACCATGAGTACTTATTCGTGTACTTCAAATCCACAGTTTATTTACGAAGGATTTGATGTTGCCAATCTTCAGACTACCGGAGAAGTTACTTTTACAGCAACTACCAATACAGTTAATTTAGGAAATATTACGGTGTGCAATTCTATAAGCGAATTTGTCAGTTATAAAATCGATAATCAAGCAGTGACTTATGTTTTGGGATCATTTAACGCACAATGGTCCGGACTGACTTCGCCTACACCGAATTTACCATCGAAACAGCTGAGAATAAACTCTGTAAATCCTGCAGGACCATACTTTTCCATGACTCAGAACAATATGATGGGCGTTGCTGCAAGTTTTACTACGGATTATATGTTTGAGCTTTCGGGGGCAGTAATTACACCGAGCAACGGAAATTTAATCGTTAACATCTCTACTTTCGGTGTAGTTGGAGATTATATTGATTTCACAGTTAACGGAACTTATACCAATACAACAGGAAGCCATACATTTACAGCAACTGGTCATGTGAAACGCGATATGTAA
- a CDS encoding type II toxin-antitoxin system RelE/ParE family toxin: MRVEYSDLSKKDFENLQDYLFDQWGVLVLENFLDKYDQAIQMLLSKNVYFEKYKDTDFMKYLVTKHNYIIYDYQDDMLRIHRVINNFQNPDDNYESISK; encoded by the coding sequence ATGAGGGTAGAATATAGTGATCTTTCCAAGAAAGATTTTGAAAATCTTCAGGATTATCTTTTTGATCAATGGGGCGTTCTGGTTTTAGAAAATTTTTTGGATAAATATGATCAGGCTATTCAAATGCTACTTTCAAAAAATGTATATTTCGAAAAATATAAGGATACAGATTTTATGAAATATTTGGTAACGAAACATAACTACATTATTTATGATTATCAGGATGATATGTTGAGAATCCACAGAGTTATCAACAATTTTCAGAATCCCGATGACAATTACGAAAGCATATCAAAATAA
- a CDS encoding discoidin domain-containing protein, which produces MQKCLLSFMLLLGFFSLNAQQKTFCNPINIDYGYTPFEVFSKQGKHRATADPVIVNFKNKLFLFSTNQEGYWYSDDMLDWKFVHRKFLRDNKYTHDLNAPAVWAMKDTLYVFGSTWEQDFPIWKSTNPTKDDWKIAVDTLKVGAWDPAFHYDEDKNKLYLYWGSSNEWPLLGTEVKVNTLQSEGFVKPTIRLKPEDHGWERFGEYNDNVFLQPFVEGAWMTKHNGKYYLQYGAPATEFSGYSDGVYVSNKPLEGFEYQQHNPFSYKPGGFARGAGHGATFEDNYKNWWHISTIFISTKNNFERRLGIWPAGFDKDDVMYCNTAYGDYPTYLPQYAQGKDFSKGLFAGWMLLNYNKPVQVSSTLGGYHSNYAVDEDIKTYWSAKTGNSGEWFQTDLGEVSTINAIQINYADQDVEFMGKTLGKMHQYKIYGSDDGKKWSVIVDKSKNTKDVPHDYVELEKPAKARFLKMENLKMPTGKFALSGFRVFGKGAGTVPPKVQNFVPLRSDPKKYGERRSIWMKWQQDSEADGYVIYWGKSPEKLYGSIMVYGKNEYFFTGADRADAYYFQIEAFNANGVSERSEIFKSE; this is translated from the coding sequence ATGCAGAAGTGCCTCCTTTCATTCATGCTTTTGTTGGGATTTTTCAGTTTAAATGCTCAGCAGAAGACATTTTGTAACCCGATTAATATCGATTATGGGTATACTCCGTTCGAAGTTTTTTCAAAACAGGGAAAACACCGTGCAACAGCCGATCCGGTGATTGTTAATTTTAAAAACAAGCTATTTCTTTTTTCCACCAATCAGGAAGGATACTGGTACAGCGACGATATGCTCGACTGGAAGTTTGTTCACCGAAAATTTTTAAGAGACAATAAATATACTCACGATCTGAACGCTCCCGCAGTTTGGGCAATGAAAGATACGTTATACGTTTTCGGTTCGACATGGGAACAGGATTTCCCGATCTGGAAAAGTACCAATCCCACCAAAGACGACTGGAAAATTGCCGTTGATACTTTAAAAGTCGGAGCTTGGGATCCTGCATTTCATTACGATGAAGATAAAAACAAGCTGTACTTGTATTGGGGATCAAGCAACGAATGGCCTTTGTTGGGAACTGAAGTAAAAGTAAATACCCTTCAGTCCGAAGGTTTTGTAAAGCCGACCATCAGGTTAAAACCGGAAGATCACGGCTGGGAAAGATTCGGGGAATACAATGACAATGTTTTCCTGCAGCCTTTCGTAGAAGGAGCGTGGATGACGAAGCATAACGGAAAATATTATCTGCAGTATGGAGCTCCTGCAACTGAATTCAGCGGATATTCCGATGGAGTGTATGTGAGCAATAAGCCTTTGGAAGGATTTGAATATCAACAGCACAATCCGTTTTCTTACAAACCGGGAGGTTTTGCAAGAGGAGCAGGACATGGTGCAACGTTTGAAGACAATTACAAAAACTGGTGGCACATTTCTACCATTTTTATATCAACCAAAAATAATTTTGAAAGACGTTTGGGAATCTGGCCTGCCGGATTTGATAAAGATGATGTAATGTATTGTAATACGGCTTACGGAGATTATCCGACGTATCTTCCGCAGTACGCTCAAGGAAAAGATTTTTCGAAAGGACTTTTTGCAGGTTGGATGCTGCTGAATTACAATAAGCCGGTTCAGGTTTCATCGACTTTAGGCGGTTATCATTCCAATTATGCGGTGGATGAAGATATTAAAACGTACTGGAGTGCCAAAACAGGAAATTCAGGAGAGTGGTTTCAGACGGATTTGGGAGAGGTTTCTACCATTAATGCGATTCAGATCAATTATGCCGATCAGGATGTTGAGTTTATGGGTAAAACGCTGGGTAAAATGCATCAGTATAAAATCTATGGTTCCGATGACGGGAAAAAATGGAGTGTTATTGTGGATAAAAGCAAAAATACCAAAGATGTTCCTCATGATTATGTAGAACTGGAAAAACCTGCAAAAGCGAGATTTCTGAAAATGGAAAATCTGAAAATGCCCACCGGAAAATTTGCATTAAGCGGTTTCAGAGTTTTTGGAAAAGGAGCGGGAACTGTTCCTCCAAAAGTTCAGAATTTTGTTCCGTTGAGATCTGATCCTAAGAAGTACGGCGAAAGACGAAGCATCTGGATGAAATGGCAACAAGATTCCGAAGCGGATGGCTACGTTATTTATTGGGGCAAATCTCCTGAAAAATTGTACGGAAGCATTATGGTGTACGGAAAAAACGAATATTTCTTCACCGGAGCCGACAGAGCGGATGCATATTATTTCCAGATCGAAGCTTTCAATGCGAATGGAGTTTCAGAAAGATCGGAGATTTTTAAGTCTGAATAA
- a CDS encoding alpha/beta hydrolase: protein MKSRLIVLTGLFLLTLLSCKQNTIDFGNGKSFTVEKNVSYGKDREQKMDVYTPKASLKDKDVFIVIHGGGWRSGRRSQLTDFTYDLMKKFPEHIFVNLDYRLASSKRFALPNQTDDIASAMNGLEKNLKIHPKYILLGNSAGAHLAMLNAYKFDPDRKVKAVINIVGPTDLNDPGFKNYEDYAFVEKHLIDPKIVDSKTTLMDFGSPVHWITPTSAPTISYYGVNDHVVPMSQKKTLDSVLSENKVYHESYEFTGDHLGWDQSSNGDFLVNKIEGFMKNIDKK from the coding sequence ATGAAGAGTCGTTTAATTGTTTTAACAGGTTTATTTCTTCTTACACTTTTAAGTTGTAAACAAAACACCATTGATTTCGGAAATGGAAAATCTTTTACCGTAGAAAAAAATGTTTCTTATGGAAAAGACAGGGAACAGAAAATGGACGTTTATACTCCTAAAGCTTCTTTAAAAGATAAAGACGTTTTCATCGTTATTCATGGGGGCGGTTGGCGCAGCGGAAGAAGATCTCAGCTTACGGATTTCACCTATGATCTGATGAAAAAATTTCCTGAACATATTTTTGTCAATCTGGATTATAGGCTTGCTTCATCCAAGCGTTTTGCTCTTCCGAATCAAACAGATGATATTGCCAGTGCCATGAATGGTTTAGAAAAAAACTTAAAAATCCATCCCAAATATATTCTTCTCGGAAACAGCGCAGGAGCGCATTTAGCAATGTTGAATGCTTATAAATTTGATCCGGACAGAAAGGTAAAAGCGGTTATCAATATCGTTGGTCCTACAGATTTGAATGATCCCGGATTTAAAAATTATGAAGATTATGCTTTCGTAGAAAAACATTTGATTGATCCTAAAATCGTTGACAGCAAAACAACGCTAATGGACTTTGGAAGTCCGGTTCACTGGATTACTCCAACTTCCGCTCCTACTATTTCTTATTACGGTGTTAATGATCATGTTGTTCCAATGTCTCAAAAGAAAACGCTGGACTCGGTTCTATCAGAAAACAAAGTCTATCATGAATCTTATGAATTTACCGGAGATCATCTCGGTTGGGATCAGTCTTCCAATGGAGATTTTCTGGTTAATAAAATTGAGGGGTTTATGAAGAATATCGACAAAAAATAA
- a CDS encoding DUF3817 domain-containing protein has protein sequence MNFIEKFFLKYPQEKIIKWFKNICLAEAVSWFFLFTAMIWIRTNPDEILPIVYISTIGSIHGFFFSLYLIFLPSVRKIYVWDDEDSVFALIAAFFPFATIWIDKKIARFDRE, from the coding sequence ATGAACTTCATCGAAAAATTTTTCTTAAAATATCCTCAGGAAAAGATCATTAAGTGGTTTAAAAATATCTGCCTTGCAGAAGCAGTTTCGTGGTTTTTTCTTTTCACCGCAATGATCTGGATCCGCACCAATCCCGATGAAATTCTTCCTATTGTCTACATCAGCACCATAGGAAGTATTCACGGTTTCTTTTTTTCGCTTTATCTGATCTTTTTACCTTCTGTGAGAAAAATTTACGTGTGGGACGATGAAGACAGCGTTTTTGCCTTAATTGCCGCCTTCTTCCCATTTGCGACGATCTGGATTGATAAAAAAATTGCCCGTTTCGACAGAGAGTAA
- the nadD gene encoding nicotinate (nicotinamide) nucleotide adenylyltransferase: protein MKKIGLFFGSFNPIHIGHLILANYILENSDMDELWFVVSPQNPFKEKKSLLKDHNRLDMVQLAVKNYPRMRASNVEFSLPQPSYTIDTLTYLHEKYPDYSFSLIMGEDNLESLHKWKNAETLIKNHHIIVYPRVFEGEKKDSEYLQHENISLIKAPVIELSATEIRNMIKSGKNVRPMLPPEVFDYLDGSSFYK, encoded by the coding sequence ATGAAAAAAATTGGTTTGTTTTTCGGTTCGTTTAACCCAATTCATATTGGTCATTTAATTTTAGCCAATTACATTCTGGAAAATTCTGACATGGATGAATTGTGGTTTGTGGTAAGTCCGCAAAATCCTTTTAAAGAAAAAAAATCTTTGTTAAAAGATCATAACCGACTGGATATGGTGCAGCTTGCGGTAAAAAATTATCCGAGAATGCGCGCTTCAAATGTGGAATTTTCCCTTCCGCAGCCAAGTTATACGATTGATACACTTACTTATCTTCATGAGAAATATCCGGACTATTCTTTTAGTTTAATTATGGGAGAAGATAATCTGGAAAGCCTTCACAAATGGAAGAATGCTGAAACTTTAATTAAGAATCATCACATCATTGTTTATCCGAGGGTTTTTGAAGGTGAAAAGAAAGACTCTGAATACCTTCAGCACGAAAATATTTCTTTAATCAAAGCGCCGGTTATTGAACTTTCCGCAACAGAAATCCGTAATATGATTAAAAGTGGAAAAAACGTAAGACCGATGCTCCCTCCCGAAGTTTTCGATTATCTGGATGGAAGCAGTTTTTATAAGTAA
- a CDS encoding TonB-dependent receptor domain-containing protein yields the protein MKTPILIAAIFFSGLSFAQQTKKDTVKTKSIEGVTLTKQVFKKQSDRFVYDVAASPIAKGNTTFDILKQTPLLSTTDDKTLKIAGKNNALIYINGRKSNMDAESLVQFLKNTPAENIQKIEVITVPGSEYQVESSDGIINIVLKKKMSDGTSGNMRMSNTQSKYNASNASFSVNYRKDKLGINANLSGGENINPQSYILRNRSENVQNESVGNIDDPNKNLGGYLNIDYQLNEKSNLALSWNTWANKSYNSTIDLMNTITKYDTNGNILSTAYTKTKNKEDARSYNNSVNLNYEVKLDSLGSKLNVNAAYLNYKRFQYTNNNTLIQDAAGNFTQNSSKIIQDLPQVINNFSGTVDYIQKFKNDFTFSAGGNYNKTKTDNDTKNYSYPYDLSGNQLASQNDFNHFVYNENIYGLYVTFEKKFSDKFSGKIGARYEITNSLGTADSWKNNVETNQQIERNYNNLLPYLSFNYAINDKNNISYSFSSRMRRPSFWELNPVKNLITEDNYTQNNPFVKASSTYNQELTYMYKNSYFLILNHTYEKDQITQVPLQRSYIDPKTNQKRVQLAYIRTNFGDKQEMSAMLGIQKSLFKQYLTLNFNAGVQYNINNGTLDTDPTTGQVFDTYVNNRKSASMVITSNNTIRLDKKKTWFLGVNFFYVDKQQIELGMLKNLASLDLNIKKNWNDWTFAVNLNDVLRTNVVEIEDLQASGNYNYIRNDQYRRSINVSITYNFGNQKVKKVRNIESASDEIKNRTR from the coding sequence ATGAAAACGCCCATTCTTATCGCAGCTATATTCTTCAGTGGATTATCTTTCGCCCAGCAAACTAAAAAGGATACTGTAAAAACAAAAAGCATAGAAGGAGTTACTTTAACCAAGCAGGTTTTCAAAAAACAAAGTGACCGTTTTGTATATGATGTTGCTGCATCTCCCATTGCAAAAGGAAATACGACATTCGATATTCTGAAACAGACTCCCCTTTTGTCTACAACAGATGATAAAACGTTAAAGATTGCAGGAAAGAACAATGCACTGATCTACATTAACGGCAGAAAAAGCAATATGGATGCGGAATCTCTGGTTCAGTTTCTTAAAAACACACCCGCAGAAAATATTCAGAAAATTGAAGTGATTACAGTTCCGGGAAGTGAATATCAGGTGGAATCTTCCGATGGGATCATCAATATCGTGCTGAAGAAAAAAATGAGCGACGGAACCAGCGGAAACATGAGAATGTCTAATACCCAGAGCAAATACAATGCAAGCAACGCCAGTTTTTCCGTAAACTACAGAAAAGATAAACTGGGAATTAATGCGAATCTTAGCGGTGGCGAAAATATCAATCCGCAGTCTTACATTCTCAGAAACCGATCTGAAAATGTACAGAATGAATCTGTTGGGAATATTGATGATCCAAACAAAAATTTAGGAGGATATCTGAATATTGATTATCAGTTGAATGAAAAAAGTAATCTGGCTTTATCATGGAATACATGGGCAAACAAAAGCTACAATTCTACGATTGATCTGATGAATACGATTACAAAATATGATACTAACGGCAATATACTTTCAACCGCTTACACCAAAACCAAAAATAAAGAGGACGCAAGAAGTTACAACAATTCTGTAAATTTAAACTATGAAGTGAAGCTTGATTCTTTAGGAAGCAAACTGAACGTGAATGCGGCTTATCTTAATTATAAAAGATTTCAGTACACGAATAACAACACGCTGATTCAGGATGCGGCAGGAAATTTCACCCAAAACAGCAGCAAAATAATTCAGGATCTTCCGCAGGTCATCAATAATTTTTCCGGGACGGTGGATTATATTCAGAAATTTAAAAACGATTTTACGTTCTCTGCCGGAGGAAATTACAATAAAACAAAAACAGACAACGACACCAAAAACTATTCATATCCATACGATCTTTCCGGCAACCAGTTAGCTTCTCAAAATGATTTTAACCATTTTGTTTACAATGAAAATATTTATGGTCTGTATGTAACTTTTGAAAAGAAGTTTTCGGATAAATTCTCAGGAAAAATCGGAGCCAGATACGAAATCACGAACAGCTTAGGAACCGCAGACAGTTGGAAAAACAATGTAGAAACCAATCAGCAGATCGAAAGAAATTATAATAATCTTTTACCTTATTTAAGTTTCAATTATGCCATTAACGATAAGAACAATATTTCCTATTCCTTTTCAAGCAGAATGAGAAGACCCAGCTTTTGGGAACTGAACCCTGTAAAAAATCTTATTACGGAAGATAATTATACCCAGAATAATCCTTTCGTAAAAGCGTCTTCTACCTACAATCAGGAGTTAACGTATATGTACAAAAATTCTTATTTCCTGATTTTGAATCATACGTATGAAAAAGACCAGATTACACAGGTTCCCTTGCAGAGAAGCTATATTGATCCGAAAACCAATCAGAAAAGAGTTCAGTTAGCCTACATCAGAACCAATTTCGGAGACAAGCAGGAAATGTCTGCCATGCTGGGAATTCAGAAATCTTTATTCAAGCAATATCTTACATTAAACTTCAATGCGGGGGTACAGTATAACATCAACAACGGAACATTAGATACAGATCCAACAACAGGACAGGTTTTTGACACTTATGTAAACAACAGAAAATCGGCAAGTATGGTGATTACCAGTAACAACACCATCCGTTTAGACAAAAAGAAAACATGGTTCTTAGGCGTAAATTTCTTCTATGTGGATAAACAGCAGATAGAACTTGGTATGCTGAAAAACTTAGCAAGTTTAGATCTGAACATTAAGAAAAACTGGAACGACTGGACGTTTGCGGTGAATCTGAATGATGTTTTAAGAACCAACGTAGTGGAAATTGAAGATTTACAGGCTTCCGGAAACTATAACTACATTAGAAACGACCAGTACAGAAGAAGCATTAATGTAAGCATTACTTACAATTTCGGAAACCAGAAAGTGAAAAAGGTAAGAAACATCGAAAGTGCTTCAGACGAAATTAAAAACAGAACAAGATAA
- a CDS encoding NAD(P)-binding protein, with product MLKITGTDHILGHKLWAKDFPEPTEEIRTKYLIVGGGISGLSACRFFSQNQENNYLLLEMENHLGGNSSNGQNKFSKFPLGAHYLPLPNKENTEIIEFLKECKIYQGDDENGDPILDEYQMTFPQQERLFFKNSWQNDLVPQNGISTETKAEFDRFFKMMDHFQHKKDAEGKYWFAIPVHDSSREDEVLQLEKIIFRDWLKHENFISEELLWLLDYSCRDDYGLGIDYVSAWAGIHYFAGRKNNWSKKYKDQVFTWPEGNARLAKHFSKYTKEKSLQNHLVFDVKINDNDVEVLSFDNIQKKTKKIIAEKVLFATPQFVNERIFNNKRAEHFHYVPWLLTTITLQNDFGGDEELAWDNVIYGSEGLGYIYDQHQNVNQIIGEKVITYYRSFSTNDCKKARKKLYGLKEEQLKSLVLEDLKKAHPMIEDFILEMQFHKIGHAMIAPVPNQIFGNSEKAKQPIDGKIFFAHSDLSGISIFEEAFYQGWRTAKEMQQFD from the coding sequence TTGCTAAAAATCACCGGAACCGATCATATTTTAGGGCACAAACTCTGGGCAAAAGATTTTCCTGAACCTACGGAAGAAATTCGCACAAAATATCTTATTGTCGGTGGAGGAATTTCAGGACTTTCGGCGTGTAGATTTTTCAGTCAGAATCAGGAAAACAATTATCTGTTGCTCGAAATGGAAAATCATTTAGGCGGAAACTCTTCTAACGGACAGAACAAATTTTCAAAATTTCCTTTGGGAGCGCATTATTTGCCATTACCGAATAAAGAAAATACTGAAATCATCGAATTTCTAAAAGAATGCAAAATTTATCAGGGAGACGATGAAAATGGCGATCCGATTTTAGATGAATATCAGATGACTTTTCCGCAACAGGAACGGTTGTTTTTTAAAAATTCATGGCAGAATGATCTTGTTCCGCAAAACGGAATTTCTACAGAAACAAAAGCGGAATTTGACCGGTTTTTTAAAATGATGGATCATTTTCAGCATAAAAAAGATGCCGAAGGAAAATATTGGTTTGCCATTCCGGTTCACGATTCCAGTCGTGAAGATGAGGTTTTACAACTAGAGAAAATTATTTTCAGAGACTGGCTGAAACACGAAAATTTTATATCCGAAGAATTACTCTGGCTGTTGGATTATTCCTGTCGCGACGATTATGGTTTGGGAATCGATTACGTTTCGGCTTGGGCGGGAATTCATTATTTTGCGGGAAGAAAAAACAACTGGAGCAAAAAATACAAAGATCAGGTTTTTACATGGCCGGAAGGAAATGCAAGACTGGCAAAACATTTTTCAAAATATACAAAAGAAAAATCTTTACAGAATCATTTGGTTTTTGATGTGAAGATCAATGATAACGATGTTGAGGTTTTAAGTTTCGACAATATTCAGAAAAAGACAAAAAAGATCATTGCTGAAAAAGTTCTTTTCGCGACTCCTCAATTCGTCAACGAAAGAATTTTCAACAATAAAAGGGCTGAACATTTTCACTATGTTCCGTGGCTTTTAACAACGATTACTTTACAAAACGATTTCGGAGGAGATGAAGAATTGGCTTGGGATAACGTAATTTACGGTTCTGAAGGTTTAGGCTATATTTACGATCAGCATCAGAATGTAAACCAGATTATAGGTGAAAAAGTGATTACCTACTACAGAAGTTTTTCTACCAATGACTGTAAAAAAGCAAGAAAAAAATTATACGGTCTGAAAGAAGAACAGTTGAAAAGCCTTGTTTTGGAAGATTTAAAAAAAGCCCATCCTATGATCGAAGATTTTATCCTCGAAATGCAGTTTCACAAAATCGGTCATGCGATGATTGCGCCGGTTCCGAATCAGATTTTTGGAAATTCAGAAAAAGCAAAACAGCCGATTGACGGAAAAATTTTCTTTGCGCATTCTGATCTTTCGGGAATTTCGATTTTCGAGGAAGCATTTTATCAGGGATGGAGAACCGCGAAAGAGATGCAACAATTTGATTAA